From Saccharomycodes ludwigii strain NBRC 1722 chromosome IV, whole genome shotgun sequence, one genomic window encodes:
- the STE14 gene encoding protein-S-isoprenylcysteine carboxyl O-methyltransferase (similar to Saccharomyces cerevisiae YDR410C | STE14 | STErile) produces the protein MTKTASDSNSAEQHKEYQNDLPVIIDGKPYPDIKFNALDIISKTSFFLGILLGYSLGLLPRFKYTNLICYIIFLAIFHFLEFYLTSKFNPGKVNNDSFLLNNGTGYFYAHSLALAEFILEVWLTPSSWKLISFSTVNKIVFSLGLILVIFGQIVRSLALITCGKSFSHLVKRERLADHELVTKGIYSYSRHPSYCGFFWFAIGLEVICFNPISTVAFAIVLWNFFSHRISYEEKYLLEFFGEDYKLYKQNVGVGIPFIN, from the coding sequence atgaCGAAAACAGCATCAGATTCAAATAGTGCAGAGCAACACAAGGAGTATCAAAATGATTTACCTGTAATTATTGATGGAAAACCGTATCCAGATATAAAATTCAATGCTCTGGatataatatcaaaaacttcattttttttgggaaTTTTATTAGGTTACTCATTAGGATTACTACCAAGATTTAAGTATACCAACTTGATTTGCTACATCATTTTTCTCGCtatatttcattttctagAATTTTACCTTACCTCTAAATTTAACCCAGGAAAGGTTAACAACGATtcgtttttattaaataacgGGACCGGATACTTTTATGCTCATTCTTTGGCCCTTGCTGAATTCATATTAGAAGTATGGCTTACTCCTTCCAGCTGgaaattaatttcattttccaCCGTAAACAAGATCGTTTTTAGTCTGGGTTTAATCTTGGTTATCTTCGGTCAAATAGTTAGATCCTTAGCATTGATTACCTGTGGAAAGTCTTTTAGTCATTTAGTTAAACGTGAGAGATTAGCTGACCATGAGTTAGTGACCAAGGGAATATACAGTTATAGTCGTCATCCAAGTTACTGTGGATTTTTCTGGTTTGCTATAGGCTTGGAAGTTATTTGCTTCAACCCTATTTCTACTGTTGCCTTTGCCATAGTATTatggaattttttttcacataGGATTTCGtatgaagaaaaatatttactaGAATTTTTCGGTGaagattataaattataCAAACAAAACGTTGGTGTTGGTATTCCATTCATTAACTGA
- the DFM1 gene encoding Dfm1p (similar to Saccharomyces cerevisiae YDR411C | DFM1 | Der1-like Family Member), which produces MSDFSSIPPITKTLILSSTALSLLSIWNIIPMHMLFFYKFQPFLTRHLWRPITSMILLTPGQPPLNYLMKIYSTYVHSSSIELTLGNLHNLQMALSYTWSIINRYQEIRYMGLLPVSAKYVPIIELGINLIFGPGTSVQSSGILGLISAYIYNCIATKSMGPLYGFLLKHILKIDGRNNINGERRNGGRLRSGNNTNNKKAYLVNIFVPNTISNEDYGYNFGNGFVPTWFSNLFDNSRNNTNSTRSKNHFYGSNSFKGRGQRLGTKRD; this is translated from the exons atGTCTGATTTCAGTAGTATTCCACCTATTACAAAAACCTTAATATTAAGTTCCACTGCCCTATCTCTATTGAGCATTTGGAACATTATTCCGATGCatatgttgtttttttataaattccAGCCATTTTTAACAAGACATCTATGGAGACCAATAACTTCAATGATATTACTAACTCCAGGCCAACCCCctctaaattatttaatgaaaatatattctACATATGTGCATTCATCATCAATTGAATTGACCTTAGGAAACTTGCACAA CCTACAAATGGCTTTGAGTTACACCTGGAGTATTATCAATAGATACCAAGAAATTAGATATATGGGGTTACTACCAGTTAGCGCTAAATACGTTCCAATCATTGAATTAGGGATAAACCTTATTTTTGGACCAGGCACATCTGTTCAATCTAGCGGTATTTTAGGGTTAATTAGCGCGTATATTTATAACTGTATAGCTACTAAATCCATGGGACCATTATATGGGTTTTTACTAAAacatattttgaaaatagatGGTAGAAATAACATCAATGGTGAAAGAAGAAATGGTGGTAGATTGAGAAGCGGTAACAACACTAACAACAAGAAAGCTTACCTAGTTAATATTTTCGTTCCAAATACTATTTCTAACGAGGATTATGGGTATAATTTTGGTAATGGGTTTGTACCAACTTGGTTTAGTAATCTGTTTGATAATAGTAGgaataataccaatagcACTCGTAGTAAAAATCACTTTTATGGATCAAATTCATTTAAAGGGAGAGGTCAAAGACTGGGTACAAAACGTGATTGA
- the ZNG1 gene encoding GTP-dependent zinc transferase (similar to Saccharomyces cerevisiae YNR029C | putative protein of unknown function) — MPRNTKLKNYEYNEEEDGELPPLVTGNEKNLNEILQKIQTDGGKNIVSESKIESANKQLPSSNATIAISAKDKVSKEQNTAVIRSVNKSKIPVTIITGYLGSGKSTLLKKITQKGVSDMKIAVILNEFGDSSDIERSMTIYDSKNNADESAVTEWLDLGNGCLCCSVRDVGVKAIENLVSRVGNEIDYVLLETSGLADPTPIAKMFWLEDGLMSSLELDGIITVLDAEHILKTLTEQGKTIAHSQIAMADTILLNKIDKCDNNDRLEEIMHVIKQINSVSPIYPITYGEIQNLNQILHLNSYKNGIGPLLSSERDGEAQKASSPCDHKSCNHFGGHRKQLTSTLTFKFPILANMKEYNNFIEILRILHWKCFGVEDHNFGDIYRTKGLILLHEAGKSRKSINNIEFKVLQGVRDTFELMDGSPIEGANGSKLVLIGDNLNRVEIEKLFASHDIALLKN; from the coding sequence ATGCCTAGAAATACcaaattaaagaattatgaatataatGAGGAAGAAGATGGAGAATTACCGCCACTAGTGACAGGCAATGAAAAAAACCTCAACGAAATTCtacaaaaaattcaaacaGATGGaggtaaaaatattgttagCGAATCTAAAATAGAATCTGCTAATAAGCAACTACCTTCAAGCAACGCCACTATTGCTATATCTGCAAAAGATAAAGTCAGTAAAGAACAAAACACTGCTGTAATAAGATCCgttaataaaagtaaaatccCAGTTACTATAATAACAGGCTATTTAGGTTCAGGCAAATCCActctattaaaaaaaattacacaGAAAGGCGTTTCTGATATGAAAATAGCAGTTATATTAAATGAATTTGGCGATTCTAGTGATATAGAAAGATCCATGACCATCTATGacagtaaaaataatgctGACGAATCTGCAGTTACTGAATGGTTAGATTTGGGGAATGGATGTTTATGTTGTTCCGTTAGGGATGTTGGTGTTAAAGCTATTGAAAATTTAGTGAGTAGAGTAGGAAATGAAATTGATTATGTTTTGTTGGAAACTAGTGGTTTGGCTGATCCGACACCTATAGCTAAAATGTTTTGGTTAGAGGATGGACTAATGAGCTCGTTAGAATTGGATGGCATTATAACCGTTTTGGATGCAGAacatattttgaaaactttaACAGAACAAGGTAAAACTATTGCACATTCCCAAATAGCAATGGCTGACACTATTTTATTGAACAAGATTGACAAATGCGATAATAATGACCGTCTGGAGGAGATAATGCATGtgataaaacaaattaacAGTGTATCGCCAATATATCCAATTACATATGGtgaaattcaaaatttaaatcaaatattaCATTTAAACTCTTACAAAAATGGGATAGGTCCCTTATTATCTTCAGAAAGGGATGGAGAAGCTCAAAAAGCTTCCTCCCCGTGTGACCACAAAAGTTGTAATCATTTCGGTGGTCACAGGAAACAATTAACCTCTACattaacttttaaatttccaATCTTGGCAAACATGAAGGAATATAACAATTTTATAGAAATATTACGAATCTTACACTGGAAATGCTTTGGTGTAGAGGACCATAATTTTGGAGATATATATCGTACCAAGGGCTTGATTCTATTACATGAAGCCGGTAAATCTAGAAAAagtatcaataatattgagTTTAAAGTTTTACAAGGTGTTAGAGATACCTTTGAGCTAATGGATGGTTCACCAATTGAAGGTGCAAATGGGAGTAAATTGGTTTTGATTGgtgataatttaaatagaGTTGAGattgaaaaattgtttgCTTCACATGACATTGCATTactaaaaaattga
- the VPS71 gene encoding Vps71p (similar to Saccharomyces cerevisiae YML041C | VPS71 | Vacuolar Protein Sorting) — protein sequence MIEEINKKTYDPNLYFSSLESSNYGRVSKRHSNDKNNEQKNSRQAKRINYSLAGMEAQIYNKRNNETDNDSYDDVENQATEAKNNSYNLQNVLSSNRRFLELDTENYSDIKYVPQLLSALTGLSRDQIDNKTSLTLGNGRDGTTIHNSNFTILNSNSNERGGISESKRLIAKKYDIPKNLHLLYNCTKPSTLFLTNTTKSDTLSVNVDNNRKKRKNTRGPGINNSKSSPSLKRILISKRTLYSYLDGLDRLNFKIICSNVYNKKYFKVLSLMHICSICGDNNNLSQCKLCQTKICSKLKCYELHMETRCGR from the coding sequence atgatagaagaaatcaataaaaagacCTATGATCCTaatctatatttttcaagCTTAGAATCATCTAACTACGGAAGGGTTTCCAAAAGACACAGTAacgataaaaataatgaacaAAAGAACAGTAGACAAGctaaaagaattaattaTTCCTTGGCTGGTATGGAAGCACAAATATACAACAAACGTAATAATGAAACTGACAACGATTCTTACGACGATGTTGAAAATCAAGCTACAGAGGCTAAAAACAATTCTTATAATTTACAGAATGTTTTAAGTTCAAATAGAAGATTTTTAGAGTTGGACACCGAAAACTATAGCGATATCAAATATGTACCACAATTATTAAGTGCGTTAACTGGGTTGAGTAGAGATCAAATAGATAATAAAACGAGTTTGACATTAGGCAATGGTAGAGACGGTACTACTATTCATAATAGTAACTTCACAATCCTAAAcagtaatagtaatgaaAGAGGTGGAATTAGTGAATCCAAGAGATTAATAgctaaaaaatatgatataCCGAAGAACTTACACCTTCTATATAATTGTACAAAACCATCAACACTGTTTTTAACAAACACTACCAAAAGTGATACACTTTCCGTGAACGTTGACAATAATaggaaaaagaggaaaaataCAAGGGGCCCTGgcattaataatagtaaaagCAGTCCTTCTTTAAAGAGAATATTGATTTCAAAGAGAACTTTATATTCGTACTTAGATGGATTAGACCGGctcaattttaaaatcatttgttcaaatgtttataacaaaaaatactttaaaGTGCTAAGCTTAATGCATATTTGCTCAATATGTGGagataacaataatttaagTCAGTGTAAGCTCTGTCAAACCAAAATTTGTAGCAAGTTGAAATGTTATGAGTTACATATGGAAACCAGATGTGGTCGGTAA
- the CAT2 gene encoding carnitine O-acetyltransferase CAT2 (similar to Saccharomyces cerevisiae YML042W | CAT2 | Carnitine AcetylTransferase) has product MSQLKFLFTGNSNHTISSNVFTRLFVNKQRMSHLLSSMLFTRRYFSNHFWRNDKRFITSHYHGRSCLVISQKKYLSSTSDYTTAKIQTDLKKKKYPLGLSGAVYYAKYPNEYYQNKFATKDEHKITFKHQSDLPDLPIPSLEKTLTKYLETIKPFVSSNEEWFQQIDLVKDFEKNEGPILQKKLLKYKNNCVSSINNNNWLNELWDNQGYLQYDAPIVPYVSYFYCHKPLPHKLIENNMLFKATLLIENVLEFVSKNQFEKIQPNPTKFIGKLCNNSFHMMFNNCRVPYKNGEMNQDSNVFHSIFENGFIIVCYKGNFYKINVYDHLNNTFVKRHEIFYQLMNIISTGTCDATNQTSGIGSLTYLARNIWRKAYAELTQNNPINKNSLEEIQKSMFVVCLDESNEPVTLEEKSRNSWHGDGINRFNDKPLQFIVCKNGTSGCLAEHSKMDGMPTLLLNEYIWKKMSKDIDNEVNYIEDLVKYHNDNNLSIYKENTQPVKLPFMITPNIQKYIDLGKQTFDKNVSEHDLKVWHYNRFGKKIIKQNWKISPDSFIQQVIQLAIYKLVGRQLPTYEAASTRKFFKGRTETIRSVTPESHEFVKTWCQSTSTHQEKLDSLHKSINSHSEYSKLSSNGQGIDRHFFGLKNMIDDGSQVPKLFQDSLFNYSSTWYVSTSQLSSECFEGYGWSEVDDNGVGLAYMINEDWLHINIVTKPLKSKIDVNKLHYYLSESANELFEILNKI; this is encoded by the coding sequence atgtcacaattaaagtttttatttactggTAATAGTAACCATACGATCAGTAGTAATGTTTTTACTCGTTTATTTGTTAACAAGCAAAGAATGTCACATCTACTTAGTTCAATGCTATTCACCAGACGTTATTTTAGCAATCATTTTTGGAGAAATGATAAAAGATTTATCACTTCTCATTATCATGGACGTTCCTGCTTGGTTATCAGTCAAAAGAAGTATTTATCATCTACCAGCGATTATACAACTGCCAAGATACAAacagatttaaaaaaaaaaaagtatccACTTGGATTAAGCGGGGCAGTATACTATGCAAAATATCCCAATGAATACTATCAAAACAAATTTGCTACCAAAGATGAACATAAAATTACATTCAAACACCAATCAGATTTACCAGATTTACCAATTCCCTCTTTagaaaaaactttaacTAAATACTTGGAAACGATCAAACCGTTTGTTTCTAGTAACGAAGAATGGTTCCAGCAAATTGATTTAGTtaaagattttgaaaagaatGAAGGCCctatattacaaaaaaaattactcaaatataaaaataattgcgTTAGCagtatcaataataataattggtTGAATGAGCTTTGGGACAACCAAGGTTATTTGCAATACGATGCCCCCATTGTTCCTTATGTTTCCTATTTTTACTGTCACAAACCATTACCTCAcaaattaattgaaaacaatatGTTGTTCAAGGCAACTCtattaattgaaaatgTTTTGGAATTTGTATCCAAAAACcagtttgaaaaaatacaaccaaatccaacaaaatttattgGCAAGTTATGTAATAATAGTTTCCATATGATGTTTAATAACTGCAGGGTACCTTATAAAAATGGGGAGATGAACCAAGATTCCAATGTTTTTCATTCTATTTTCGAGAATGGAttcattattgtttgttACAAAGGCAACttttacaaaattaatGTTTATGACCATTTAAATAACACTTTTGTTAAAAGAcatgaaattttttatcaattaatGAATATAATTTCAACTGGAACTTGTGACGCCACTAATCAGACATCTGGAATTGGCTCGTTGACTTATTTGGCTAGAAATATTTGGCGCAAAGCTTACGCAGAATTAACACAAAACAAtccaattaataaaaactcTTTGGAAGAAATACAAAAATCTATGTTTGTCGTTTGCTTAGATGAATCTAACGAGCCAGTTACTTTGGAGGAAAAATCACGTAACAGCTGGCACGGTGACGGTATCAATAGATTCAACGATAAACCTTTACAATTTATAGTGTGTAAAAATGGTACATCTGGATGTCTAGCTGAACATTCTAAAATGGATGGAATGCCAacattattgttaaatgaatatatttGGAAGAAAATGTCCAAAGACATTGATAATGAAGTGAACTACATCGAAGATTTGGTTAAATATCACAacgataataatttatcaatatatAAGGAAAACACTCAACCAGTGAAATTACCTTTTATGATAACGCCAAACATTCAGAAATATATAGATTTGGGCAAACAAacttttgataaaaatgtcAGCGAACatgatttaaaagtttGGCATTACAATAGGtttggtaaaaaaattattaagcaaaattggaaaatttcACCGGATAGTTTTATTCAACAAGTTATTCAACTTGCAATTTATAAATTGGTAGGGAGACAGTTGCCCACTTACGAAGCTGCATCTACAAggaaatttttcaaaggtAGAACTGAAACTATTAGATCCGTAACCCCGGAGTCGCACGAATTTGTTAAAACGTGGTGTCAAAGTACTTCAACACatcaagaaaaattagataGCTTGCACAAATCAATCAATTCTCATTCTGAATATTCAAAATTGAGTAGTAATGGCCAAGGCATTGATAGGCATTTTTTCggtttgaaaaatatgattGATGATGGTTCTCAAGTTCCAAAATTGTTTCAGGACTCATTATTTAACTATTCTAGTACCTGGTATGTATCCACTAGTCAATTGAGTAGCGAATGCTTTGAGGGATATGGGTGGTCTGAAGTTGATGATAATGGAGTTGGCTTAGCTTATATGATTAATGAAGATTGGTTacatattaatattgttactaAACCTTTAAAAAGTAAGATTGACGTTAATAAGttacattattatttaagtGAGTCTGCTAATGAATTATTTGAGATTTTAAATAAGATAtga
- the ERD1 gene encoding Erd1p (similar to Saccharomyces cerevisiae YDR414C | ERD1 | Endoplasmic reticulum Retention Defective), with the protein MSHIVDHNKKSVLALLLPSGSRLPALVLIGLWMFYLQLKILNKKLLNLNNLLCYDYSALGSTGTNDDATHMISRYRKPLVKATKIVIITHVIYIFILLIDRSKHYFDTTDDIVYNSTIESFAFLINLTPLLQIICILYLTCYINASDFMKHVLKKIIMGCHIESGSSRLLYILVSDTLTSYSKSIVDFTMFNLLNLFQPYSNDMEKWLISIVSLIVGVIPSTIRFVQCVREHQPFNAIKYGIHYPILFLTIKKLVYLIDQGNIDKTYNIEMMLDWVFFLHAIYSFWWDCTMDWGLELWNFTSNNNVSSTWLRNSTRFSNKTYCVIIVVDFILRFVWFWQLIFSISLDPFLLQFLEIFRRWLWIFLRLEYESWNNLYVSKE; encoded by the coding sequence aTGTCACATATAGTAGAccataacaaaaaaagtgtATTAGCTTTATTACTCCCTTCAGGATCGAGATTACCAGCATTGGTCTTGATAGGGTTATGgatgttttatttacaattaaaaattttaaacaagaaattattaaatttaaataatttgttaTGCTATGATTATTCTGCACTGGGTAGTACTGGTACTAACGATGATGCAACACATATGATTTCCAGATATAGAAAACCACTAGTGAAGGCCACCAaaattgtaataataactcatgtaatctatatttttatcctATTAATTGATAGAAGCaaacattattttgataCAACTGATGATATAGTCTATAATTCCACCATTGAATCATTCGCATTTTTAATCAATCTAACTCCATTGCTGCAaataatttgtattttatatttaactTGTTATATAAACGCCTCAGACTTTATGAAAcatgtattaaaaaaaattataatggGTTGTCATATTGAAAGTGGGTCTTCAAGATTATTGTACATTTTAGTAAGTGATACCTTAACAAGCTACAGCAAATCAATTGTAGACTTTACCatgtttaatttattaaacctTTTCCAGCCATATTCCAATGATATGGAAAAATGGCTTATCTCGATTGTATCTTTAATTGTTGGAGTTATTCCTAGTACTATTAGATTTGTGCAATGCGTTAGAGAACACCAACCTTTCAATGCAATCAAATATGGGATTCATTATcctattctttttttaactatTAAGAAGCTCGTATATTTGATTGATCAAGGCAATATCGACAAAActtataatattgaaatGATGCTAGATtgggtattttttttacatgcAATATATTCCTTTTGGTGGGATTGTACTATGGACTGGGGGTTAGAACTATGGAACTTTaccagtaataataatgtcaGTAGCACCTGGTTAAGGAACTCAACTAGATTCtcaaataaaacatattgcgtaataattgttgttgattttattttaagatTTGTATGGTTTTGgcaattaattttttctatttcgCTGGATCCATTTTTACTTCaatttttagaaattttCAGGAGGTGGCTATGGATTTTCTTAAGGTTAGAATATGAATCATGGAATAATTTATATGTGTCTAAGGAATGA
- the SIZ1 gene encoding SUMO ligase SIZ1 (similar to Saccharomyces cerevisiae YDR409W | SIZ1 | SAP and mIZ-finger domain (paralog of YOR156C | NFI1)) codes for MAVTNFSYMNNLLHDAESSMEQLRVPELKVVAKAIGLTVSGRKADIQDRIRAFLGNSLKTNPMDSLRPKVVKLMVLKARQGVASLPSYARLYTEIQYGRDPNRIIQLPAAVSRPSSSNVPVAASPTTSDSYLPAGEQVSRVFNPLQMSFKQSPFFKLKRLLNVTPKLAPKNYHSRSVCSINFTLNQEELQLLRQPDGKASEKYRLYLFSGVLGLNKTDCDIQFPFPVEIRVNTNLIKDNLRGIKNNPGTVKPADLSAFLNLSTSNNNVLNIIYACTSVDYVFYMYIVELANSEDMVKAVEKHPKIVKNATLQLMNKMLKEDDDDLITTSMILSLQCPISYCKMKYPARSIYCKHLQCFDALWFIESQRQVPSWQCPVCQLKISMKDLAICEFMSDIIQNTNDNVEQVEIELDGTWKVIKEEKDRDEDLSDGETKKVFGSTATSNKLSSPEPVVISLDSDDEDVSMGATRSGITTEAEAAPEDQTDSNVYNNRDSANNKNNAEEYNNNNTSSSSSNSNSNNNNNNNNNNNNNNNHSSSSSSKNNNNNSNNSNVSPNSGNILTANENAITSTPSNNETRLNTVNSPSNNITGSATFTKNNIPNILGETPLNTDSGYDESNTVAIGHMDSSPSPKKKKNSNKTL; via the coding sequence ATGGCAGTAACAAACTTTAGTTATATGAATAATCTATTACATGATGCAGAATCAAGTATGGAGCAACTACGAGTTCCTGAGCTTAAAGTAGTAGCAAAAGCTATCGGATTAACAGTCAGTGGTCGTAAAGCTGATATCCAAGACAGGATAAGGGCTTTTTTAGGAAATTCACTAAAAACTAATCCAATGGATAGTTTAAGGCCCAAAGTTGTGAAACTTATGGTTTTAAAAGCAAGACAAGGTGTTGCAAGTTTACCTTCGTATGCCAGGTTATATACAGAAATACAATATGGAAGAGACCCAAATAGAATAATACAATTACCAGCAGCAGTATCTAGGCCGAGTTCGTCAAATGTACCGGTTGCAGCTTCTCCAACTACGTCTGATTCATATTTACCCGCTGGTGAACAAGTTTCAAGAGTATTTAATCCTTTACAAATGTCGTTCAAACAGAGCCCGTTTTTCAAGCTAAAAAGATTACTTAATGTTACCCCAAAATTGGCCCCCAAAAACTATCACAGCAGAAGTGTATGTTCTATAAACTTTACATTGAATCAAGAAGAATTGCAGTTGTTACGGCAACCAGACGGAAAAGCGAGTGAGAAATATAgactttatttatttagtgGTGTACTTGGgttaaataaaacagaCTGCGATATTCAGTTTCCATTTCCTGTAGAAATTAGAGTTAACACCAATCTAATAAAGGACAATCTTAGGGGTATCAAAAACAATCCTGGAACTGTAAAGCCGGCTGATTTAAGcgcttttttaaatttatcgacatctaataataatgttttgaatataatatatgCATGTACTTCCGTTgattatgttttttatatgtaCATTGTAGAATTGGCAAATTCTGAAGATATGGTGAAAGCGGTGGAAAAGCATccaaaaattgttaaaaatgcAACCCTACAATTAATGAATAAAATGTTGAAAGAAGACGATGACGATTTGATAACAACAAGCATGATTTTATCGTTGCAGTGCCCCATTTCTTATTGTAAAATGAAATACCCGGCTAGATCGATTTATTGTAAACATTTACAATGTTTCGATGCACTGTGGTTTATTGAATCTCAAAGACAAGTACCTAGTTGGCAATGTCCAGTTTGTCAACTAAAAATTAGTATGAAAGACTTGGCTATCTGTGAATTTATGTCTGatattatacaaaataCTAATGATAATGTTGAGCAAGTGGAAATAGAATTAGATGGCACTTGGAAAGTGATTAAAGAGGAGAAGGACAGAGATGAAGATTTAAGTGATGGAGAAACTAAAAAAGTGTTTGGTTCTACTGCAACTTCTAACAAGCTTTCAAGTCCCGAGCCTGTAGTTATCTCTTTGGATAGTGACGATGAGGATGTATCCATGGGCGCAACTAGATCTGGAATAACGACAGAAGCGGAGGCAGCACCGGAAGATCAGACCGATAGTAATGTTTATAATAACCGTGATAgtgcaaataataaaaacaatgctgaagaatataataataataatactagtagtagtagtagtaatagtaatagtaataataataataataataataataataataataataataataatcatagtagtagtagtagtagtaagaataataataataatagtaataatagtaatgtAAGTCCTAATAGTGGTAATATATTAACTGCTAATGAAAATGCTATAACTTCAACGCCTAGTAACAACGAAACTAGACTTAATACCGTTAATTCGCCgagtaataatataactGGAAGTGCaacatttacaaaaaacaatattccaaatattttaggAGAAACACCATTAAATACTGATTCTGGTTATGATGAATCTAATACAGTTGCTATTGGACATATGGATAGCTCTCCAtctccaaaaaaaaaaaaaaacagcaaCAAAACCCTATGA
- the RRP17 gene encoding rRNA-processing protein RRP17 (similar to Saccharomyces cerevisiae YDR412W | RRP17 | Ribosomal RNA Processing), with protein MTSAHHQKLRTNREILTSGKSYVSKKKKSHSVEEVLFDKDSRLDFLTGFHKRKVERQKKAQDFIKEQERQMRIEERKRVRDERKKDMEGQLIKLKESMKEVGDYVGSDNENDIDSKEEEEEEEWNGFDEEEESVDKENKNSTDEEGNIKPILRRKTAEETLNFEDETQVEIESLEPNENFEFLAKLNHVKLEKSEKVLNDSINRAKKYAKFLGIEDTTNKTNSNKVSKKKKKFRYLTKNERRENQRKANRNKYRK; from the coding sequence ATGACGTCGGCACATCATCAAAAGTTACGTACCAATAGAGAAATCTTAACAAGTGGTAAAAGTTAtgttagtaaaaaaaagaaatcgCATTCAGTAGAAGAGGTTTTGTTTGATAAAGACTCAAGATTGGATTTTCTAACTGGGTTTCACAAGAGAAAAGTAGAAAGACAGAAAAAAGCCCAAGATTTCATTAAAGAACAGGAACGCCAGATGAGAAttgaagaaagaaaaagagttAGAGatgagagaaaaaaagatatggAGGGACAActaataaagttaaaagaGTCTATGAAAGAGGTTGGTGATTATGTAGGAAGTGacaatgaaaatgatattgATAGTAAGgaagaggaggaggaggaggagtGGAATGGTTTTGATGAGGAGGAAGAAAGCGTGgacaaagaaaataaaaacagcACTGACGAAGAAGGTAATATTAAACCTATTTTAAGAAGAAAAACGGCCGAAGAAACACTAAATTTTGAAGACGAAACTCAAGTAGAGATTGAAAGTTTAGAACctaatgaaaattttgaatttttagcaaaattaaatcatGTCAAACTGGAAAAATCGGAAAAGGTTTTAAATGATAGTATAAATAGGGCTAAGAAGTATGCTAAATTTTTAGGTATTGAAGACACTACcaacaaaacaaatagcAACAAAGTatctaaaaagaaaaagaaatttagatatttaaccaaaaatgaaagaagagaaaacCAAAGAAAAGCCAATAGGAAtaaatatagaaaataa